A genomic region of Capra hircus breed San Clemente chromosome 19, ASM170441v1, whole genome shotgun sequence contains the following coding sequences:
- the LOC102184087 gene encoding galectin-9 isoform X2 — translation MAFGGAQASYINPVVPFTGTIQGGLQDGHKITIIGTVLPSGGNRFAVNLQTGYNDHDIAFHFNPRFEEGGYVVCNTKQRGSWGPEERKMQMPFQRGGSFELCFQVQSSEFRVIVNRNLFMQYAHRVPFHRVDAICITGVVQLSSISFQPPGMWPANSAPITQTVVHTIHSTPGQMFPNPVIPPVVYPSSVYQLPFFTSILGGLYPSKSILVSGTILPNAQRFYINLRSGSDIAFHLNPRFNENAVVRNTQINGSWGSEERSLPRGMPFFRGQSFSVWIVCEGHCFKVAVDGQHLFEYHHRLKNLPAINNLEVGGDIQLTHVQT, via the exons GTTGTCCCCTTCACTGGGACGATCCAAGGGGGTCTCCAGGATGGACACAAGATCACCATCATTGGGACCGTTCTTCCCTCAGGCGGGAACAG GTTTGCTGTGAACCTTCAGACCGGCTATAACGACCATGACATTGCCTTCCACTTCAACCCTCGGTTTGAAGAGGGTGGGTATGTGGTCTGCAACACGAAGCAGAGAGGAAgctgggggccggaggagaggAAGATGCAGATGCCCTTCCAGAGGGGGGGTTCGTTTGAGCTCTGCTTCCAGGTACAGAGCTCGGAGTTCAGG GTGATAGTGAACAGGAACCTCTTCATGCAGTATGCCCACCGCGTGCCCTTCCACCGCGTCGATGCCATCTGCATCACGGGCGTCGTGCAGCTGTCCTCCATCAGCTTCCAG CCTCCCGGGATGTGGCCAGCCAATTCGGCTCCCATT ACTCAGACTGTCGTCCACACCATACACAGCACCCCTGGACAGATGTTCCCT AATCCCGTGATCCCACCCGTGGTGTATCCCAGTTCGGTTTAC caACTGCCTTTCTTCACCTCCATCCTGGGTGGGCTGTACCCCTCCAAGAGCATCCTGGTGTCGGGCACCATTCTGCCCAACGCTCAGAG GTTCTACATCAACCTGCGCTCAGGGAGTGACATCGCCTTCCACCTGAACCCCCGCTTCAACGAGAATGCGGTGGTCCGCAACACACAGATCAACGGCTCCTGGGGGTCTGAGGAGCGAAGCCTGCCACGAGGGATGCCCTTCTTCCGGGGCCAGAGCTTCTCG GTGTGGATCGTGTGTGAAGGCCACTGCTTCAAGGTGGCTGTGGACGGTCAGCACCTGTTTGAATATCACCACCGCCTGAAGAACCTGCCCGCCATCAACAACCTGGAGGTGGGGGGCGACATCCAGCTGACCCACGTGCAGACATAG
- the LOC102184087 gene encoding galectin-9 isoform X1 translates to MAFGGAQASYINPVVPFTGTIQGGLQDGHKITIIGTVLPSGGNRFAVNLQTGYNDHDIAFHFNPRFEEGGYVVCNTKQRGSWGPEERKMQMPFQRGGSFELCFQVQSSEFRVIVNRNLFMQYAHRVPFHRVDAICITGVVQLSSISFQNIRAAPKQPVCSKVLFSPAACFPPKPRGRKPKPPGMWPANSAPITQTVVHTIHSTPGQMFPNPVIPPVVYPSSVYQLPFFTSILGGLYPSKSILVSGTILPNAQRFYINLRSGSDIAFHLNPRFNENAVVRNTQINGSWGSEERSLPRGMPFFRGQSFSVWIVCEGHCFKVAVDGQHLFEYHHRLKNLPAINNLEVGGDIQLTHVQT, encoded by the exons GTTGTCCCCTTCACTGGGACGATCCAAGGGGGTCTCCAGGATGGACACAAGATCACCATCATTGGGACCGTTCTTCCCTCAGGCGGGAACAG GTTTGCTGTGAACCTTCAGACCGGCTATAACGACCATGACATTGCCTTCCACTTCAACCCTCGGTTTGAAGAGGGTGGGTATGTGGTCTGCAACACGAAGCAGAGAGGAAgctgggggccggaggagaggAAGATGCAGATGCCCTTCCAGAGGGGGGGTTCGTTTGAGCTCTGCTTCCAGGTACAGAGCTCGGAGTTCAGG GTGATAGTGAACAGGAACCTCTTCATGCAGTATGCCCACCGCGTGCCCTTCCACCGCGTCGATGCCATCTGCATCACGGGCGTCGTGCAGCTGTCCTCCATCAGCTTCCAG AACATCCGCGCAGCTCCCAAGCAGCCCGTCTGCTCCAAGGTGCTGTTCTCCCCGGCTGCCTGTTTCCCACCCAAGCCCAGGGGGCGCAAACCAAAA CCTCCCGGGATGTGGCCAGCCAATTCGGCTCCCATT ACTCAGACTGTCGTCCACACCATACACAGCACCCCTGGACAGATGTTCCCT AATCCCGTGATCCCACCCGTGGTGTATCCCAGTTCGGTTTAC caACTGCCTTTCTTCACCTCCATCCTGGGTGGGCTGTACCCCTCCAAGAGCATCCTGGTGTCGGGCACCATTCTGCCCAACGCTCAGAG GTTCTACATCAACCTGCGCTCAGGGAGTGACATCGCCTTCCACCTGAACCCCCGCTTCAACGAGAATGCGGTGGTCCGCAACACACAGATCAACGGCTCCTGGGGGTCTGAGGAGCGAAGCCTGCCACGAGGGATGCCCTTCTTCCGGGGCCAGAGCTTCTCG GTGTGGATCGTGTGTGAAGGCCACTGCTTCAAGGTGGCTGTGGACGGTCAGCACCTGTTTGAATATCACCACCGCCTGAAGAACCTGCCCGCCATCAACAACCTGGAGGTGGGGGGCGACATCCAGCTGACCCACGTGCAGACATAG